In the Variovorax sp. S12S4 genome, one interval contains:
- a CDS encoding ABC transporter substrate-binding protein, with the protein MSFKKKVAAATVLCALGAISLVASAQTIRIANQGDALSLDPHSLNESLQLSVTANVYETLVGRNKDLSLAPLLATSWKQTSPNIWRFELRKGVVFHDGTPFTADDVVFSFARAQGDGSDLRATLSDIKAVRKVGDLAVEIETNGPFPILPDVISLTMIMSKKWCEENQATKPVDRRKGIENTASFKANGTGPFRVRERQPNVRTVFSRNGTYWGKIDGNAQEIVFTPIANPATRVAALVSGEVDVMEPVPVQDIARINAAPNARVITGPELRTIFLGMDQKRDELLYSNIKGKNPFKDKRVRQAVYQAIDIAGIQRTVMRGASRPTGLLVGPGINGWTAEQDKRLPFDVEAAKKLMTEAGYPNGFEVTMNCPNDRYVNDGQICQSVAANLAKINVKINLAAETKGTYFPKILRRDTSFYMLGWTPTTYDSHNALSSLTACPDDKGTGQFNLGAYCNPKLDELTKKIQSESDKTKRNELIKEAFKIHADDIGTLPLHQQSLAWGVSKKVELVQLADNFMYFKWMSIKP; encoded by the coding sequence ATGAGTTTCAAGAAGAAAGTGGCCGCGGCCACCGTTCTGTGCGCCCTGGGCGCCATCAGCCTGGTCGCGAGCGCGCAGACCATCCGCATCGCCAACCAGGGCGACGCGCTGTCGCTCGACCCGCACTCGCTCAACGAGTCGCTGCAGTTGAGCGTGACCGCCAACGTCTATGAAACCCTGGTGGGGCGCAACAAGGACCTGAGCCTCGCGCCGCTCCTCGCTACCAGCTGGAAGCAGACCTCGCCGAACATCTGGCGCTTCGAACTGCGCAAGGGTGTGGTGTTCCACGACGGCACGCCGTTCACCGCCGATGACGTGGTGTTCAGCTTTGCGCGTGCGCAGGGCGACGGCTCCGACCTTCGCGCCACGCTGAGCGACATCAAGGCCGTGCGCAAGGTCGGCGATCTCGCTGTCGAGATCGAGACCAACGGCCCGTTTCCCATCTTGCCCGACGTGATCTCGCTCACCATGATCATGAGCAAGAAGTGGTGCGAGGAAAACCAGGCCACCAAGCCTGTCGACCGCCGCAAGGGCATCGAGAACACCGCCTCGTTCAAGGCCAACGGCACAGGCCCGTTCCGCGTGCGCGAGCGCCAGCCCAACGTGCGCACCGTGTTCTCGCGCAACGGCACCTACTGGGGCAAGATCGACGGCAACGCGCAAGAAATCGTCTTCACGCCCATCGCCAACCCCGCCACCCGCGTGGCTGCACTGGTCTCGGGCGAAGTCGACGTCATGGAGCCGGTGCCCGTGCAAGACATTGCGCGCATCAATGCGGCGCCCAACGCACGCGTCATTACCGGCCCTGAACTGCGCACCATCTTCCTGGGCATGGACCAGAAGCGCGATGAGCTGCTGTATTCCAACATCAAGGGCAAGAACCCGTTCAAGGACAAGCGCGTGCGACAGGCCGTCTACCAGGCCATCGACATTGCCGGCATCCAGCGCACCGTGATGCGCGGCGCTTCCCGCCCGACCGGCCTCCTGGTGGGCCCCGGCATCAACGGCTGGACCGCCGAGCAGGACAAACGCCTGCCCTTCGACGTCGAAGCCGCCAAGAAGCTCATGACCGAAGCCGGCTATCCGAACGGCTTTGAAGTGACGATGAACTGCCCGAACGACCGCTACGTGAACGACGGCCAGATCTGCCAGAGCGTGGCCGCCAACCTCGCGAAGATCAACGTCAAGATCAACCTGGCTGCCGAGACCAAGGGCACCTACTTCCCCAAGATCCTGCGCCGCGACACCAGCTTCTACATGCTGGGCTGGACCCCGACCACCTACGACTCGCACAACGCGCTGAGCTCGCTCACCGCCTGTCCGGACGACAAGGGCACGGGCCAGTTCAACCTGGGTGCGTACTGCAATCCCAAGCTCGACGAACTGACGAAGAAGATCCAGTCCGAAAGCGACAAGACCAAGCGCAACGAGCTGATCAAGGAAGCCTTCAAGATCCATGCGGACGATATCGGCACCCTGCCGCTGCACCAGCAGTCGCTGGCGTGGGGCGTGAGCAAGAAGGTCGAGCTGGTGCAGCTGGCCGACAACTTCATGTACTTCAAGTGGATGAGCATCAAGCCGTGA
- a CDS encoding ABC transporter permease: protein MKKTLARWLDSDVGYSFRTSPVAIGAALIALACVFCAVFAGWVSPHNPFDLATLELGDARLPPAWSAEGSSKYLLGTDDQGRDILSAVIYGARISLIVGVVSVLLSITVGVVFGLLAGFLGGWLDSFLMRVCDVMLSFPPILVALLIAGVGRALFPGAHESLAFGVLIISISLTGWVQYARTVRGSTLVERNKEYVQAARVTGVAPLRIMLRHVLPNVMGPVMVLATIQVATAIITEATLSFLGVGVPPTSPSLGTLISIGNQYLFSGEWWITVFPGLMLVLIALSVNLLGDWLRDALNPRLR, encoded by the coding sequence ATGAAAAAAACTCTTGCCCGCTGGCTCGACAGCGACGTCGGCTACAGCTTTCGCACTTCGCCCGTGGCAATCGGTGCGGCACTCATCGCGCTGGCCTGCGTGTTCTGCGCGGTCTTTGCCGGATGGGTCTCCCCGCACAACCCTTTCGACCTTGCAACGCTCGAACTCGGCGATGCGCGCCTGCCGCCCGCGTGGAGCGCCGAAGGCTCTTCCAAATACCTGCTCGGCACCGATGACCAGGGCCGGGACATCCTTTCGGCCGTGATCTACGGCGCGCGCATTTCGCTGATCGTCGGCGTCGTGTCGGTGCTGCTGTCGATCACCGTCGGCGTCGTGTTCGGCCTGCTCGCGGGCTTTCTCGGCGGCTGGCTCGATTCCTTCCTGATGCGCGTGTGCGACGTGATGCTGTCGTTTCCGCCCATCTTGGTGGCGCTGCTCATTGCAGGCGTAGGCCGTGCGCTGTTTCCGGGCGCCCATGAGTCGCTGGCTTTTGGCGTGCTCATCATTTCCATCTCTTTAACCGGCTGGGTGCAATACGCGCGCACGGTGCGCGGCTCCACGCTGGTGGAGCGCAACAAGGAATACGTGCAAGCCGCCCGCGTGACCGGCGTGGCGCCGCTGCGCATCATGCTGCGCCACGTGCTGCCCAACGTGATGGGACCGGTGATGGTGCTGGCCACCATTCAGGTGGCCACGGCCATCATCACCGAGGCGACGCTTTCGTTTCTTGGCGTGGGCGTGCCGCCGACATCTCCTTCACTGGGAACGCTGATCAGCATCGGCAACCAGTACCTGTTCTCGGGCGAGTGGTGGATCACCGTGTTCCCCGGCCTGATGCTGGTGCTGATTGCGCTCAGCGTGAACCTGCTCGGCGACTGGCTGCGGGACGCGCTCAACCCGCGCCTGCGCTGA
- a CDS encoding ABC transporter ATP-binding protein: MTLLQVKNLVVEFPHRRGTLRALDGISFDIAPGEILGVVGESGAGKSLTGAAIIGLIEPPGRVASGEIVLEGQRIDNLGFDAMRPIRGRKIGAIFQDPLTSLNPLYTVGRQLVETIRAHLPVTEAEARRRAIGLLQDTGIPAAEQRIDHFPHQFSGGMRQRVVIALALAAEPKLIVADEPTTALDVSIQAQIIQLLKRVCKERGAAVMLITHDMGVIAETCDRVAVMYAGRVAEIGPVHEVIHQPAHPYTSGLMASIPDMASDRERLNQIDGAMPRLNAIPKGCAYNPRCPRTFARCLTERPELMHAGATRAACWLHDAADPHKGQAELAARHHDAQLAGERAVPDAASPIEEVTR; encoded by the coding sequence ATGACGCTGCTCCAGGTCAAAAACCTCGTCGTCGAGTTTCCGCATCGCCGCGGTACGCTGCGTGCGCTCGACGGCATTTCTTTCGATATTGCGCCCGGTGAAATCCTGGGCGTGGTGGGTGAGTCGGGTGCCGGCAAGTCGCTCACGGGCGCTGCCATCATCGGGCTGATCGAGCCGCCGGGCCGCGTGGCCAGCGGTGAAATCGTGCTCGAAGGCCAGCGCATCGACAACCTGGGTTTCGATGCGATGCGCCCCATTCGCGGCCGCAAGATCGGTGCGATCTTCCAGGACCCGCTCACATCGCTCAATCCGCTCTACACCGTGGGCCGGCAATTGGTGGAAACCATCCGCGCCCATCTGCCGGTGACCGAAGCCGAAGCGCGGCGCCGCGCCATCGGTCTGCTGCAGGACACCGGCATTCCGGCCGCCGAGCAGCGCATCGACCACTTTCCGCATCAGTTCTCGGGCGGCATGCGCCAGCGCGTGGTGATTGCACTGGCGCTTGCGGCCGAGCCCAAGCTCATCGTGGCCGACGAGCCGACCACCGCGCTCGACGTGTCGATCCAGGCGCAGATCATCCAGTTGCTCAAGCGCGTCTGCAAGGAGCGCGGCGCCGCCGTGATGCTGATCACGCACGACATGGGCGTGATTGCCGAAACCTGCGACCGCGTGGCCGTGATGTACGCGGGCCGCGTCGCCGAGATCGGCCCGGTGCACGAAGTGATCCACCAGCCGGCGCATCCCTACACCTCCGGCCTGATGGCCTCGATTCCCGACATGGCCAGCGACCGCGAGCGGTTGAACCAGATCGACGGCGCCATGCCCCGGCTCAATGCCATTCCGAAGGGCTGCGCCTACAACCCGCGCTGCCCGCGCACATTTGCACGCTGCCTGACCGAGCGGCCCGAACTCATGCACGCGGGCGCCACGCGCGCCGCATGCTGGCTGCACGATGCCGCCGATCCACACAAGGGCCAGGCCGAACTTGCGGCCCGGCACCACGATGCGCAGCTTGCCGGCGAACGCGCCGTCCCCGATGCGGCCTCGCCGATCGAAGAGGTCACCCGATGA
- a CDS encoding ABC transporter ATP-binding protein, with amino-acid sequence MSAVLEPRSTQGGEPLVVAHDLARTFDVSPPWLNRVLERKPRVLLHAVDGVSFSIERGKTLALVGESGCGKSTVARLLVGLYAPTRGGLQFDGQDAHAAFKTPEGRKLRRRIQMIFQDPYASLNPRWIVEDIIGEPLREHGILSGKAELRERVGELLKSVGLSPLDMSKYPHQFSGGQRQRISIARALATQPEFLVCDEPTSALDVSVQAQVLNIMKDLQRQQGLTYLFISHNLAVVRHVADQVGVMYLGRLVEVADKQKLFAEPQHPYTRMLLDAIPQMKHTGRARTPVRGEVPNPLNPPAGCAFHPRCPHANERCSAERPKLLSIKGVQVACHAAEEGRI; translated from the coding sequence ATGAGCGCAGTACTCGAACCCCGCAGCACGCAAGGCGGCGAGCCGCTGGTCGTCGCCCATGACCTGGCCCGCACTTTCGACGTGTCGCCGCCCTGGCTCAACCGCGTGCTCGAACGCAAGCCGCGCGTGCTGCTGCATGCGGTCGACGGCGTGAGCTTTTCCATCGAGCGCGGCAAGACGCTGGCGCTGGTCGGCGAATCGGGCTGCGGCAAGAGCACCGTCGCCCGCCTGCTGGTCGGCTTGTATGCACCGACCCGCGGCGGCTTGCAGTTCGACGGCCAGGATGCGCACGCCGCGTTCAAGACGCCCGAAGGCCGCAAGCTGCGCCGCCGCATCCAGATGATCTTCCAGGACCCGTACGCGAGCCTGAACCCGCGCTGGATCGTCGAAGACATCATCGGCGAGCCGCTGCGCGAGCACGGCATCCTGAGCGGCAAGGCCGAGCTGCGCGAACGCGTGGGCGAACTGCTCAAGTCCGTCGGCCTCTCGCCGCTGGACATGAGCAAGTACCCGCACCAGTTCTCCGGCGGCCAGCGCCAACGCATCTCGATTGCGCGCGCACTCGCCACGCAGCCCGAGTTCCTGGTGTGCGATGAGCCCACCTCGGCGCTCGACGTGAGCGTGCAGGCGCAGGTGCTCAACATCATGAAGGACCTGCAGCGCCAGCAGGGGCTCACCTATCTCTTCATCTCGCACAACCTCGCGGTGGTGCGGCATGTGGCCGACCAGGTCGGGGTGATGTACCTGGGCCGGCTGGTCGAGGTGGCCGACAAGCAGAAGCTCTTCGCCGAGCCGCAGCATCCGTACACGCGCATGCTGCTCGATGCGATTCCGCAGATGAAGCACACCGGCCGTGCACGCACGCCGGTCAGGGGCGAAGTGCCGAACCCGCTCAATCCGCCTGCGGGCTGTGCGTTTCATCCGCGCTGCCCGCATGCGAATGAGCGCTGCTCGGCCGAGCGGCCGAAGCTCTTGAGCATCAAGGGCGTGCAGGTGGCTTGCCATGCGGCGGAAGAGGGTCGCATCTAG
- the ygiD gene encoding 4,5-DOPA-extradiol-dioxygenase: MTMMKKYPSEDSRPAMQTELGRRGFLMSSALGATATLASLCSLSHAAAGAPGRRLPVIFIGHGSPMNALADNAFTRRLAAWGKELPRPSAILSVSAHWLSRGATGVGMQERPKTIHDFGGFPQALFDIEYPAPGHPALAREAIGAVKQTSMVGTQQWGLDHGTWTVLKHLYPKADIPVFQLSIDYDKPAAFHYAIGRDLAALRDKGVLVMGSGNVVHNLRATDRGTPDGLAASRPWAQGFDDAVKAALAGRDDRALVAYEKLEGAATAVATPDHYFPFLYALGAAGSSERAKTIYEGFQSGTLSMRCIQFG; the protein is encoded by the coding sequence ATGACAATGATGAAGAAGTACCCGAGCGAAGACAGCCGCCCAGCGATGCAAACGGAGCTCGGCCGCCGCGGTTTTCTCATGAGCTCCGCGCTCGGTGCGACAGCGACGCTCGCATCCCTTTGTTCGCTGTCACATGCCGCAGCAGGTGCGCCCGGGCGCCGCCTGCCGGTCATCTTCATCGGCCACGGTTCGCCCATGAACGCGCTGGCGGACAACGCCTTTACGCGCCGCCTGGCCGCCTGGGGCAAGGAGCTCCCGCGGCCTTCGGCCATTCTGAGCGTTTCGGCCCACTGGCTGAGCCGCGGCGCTACCGGTGTCGGAATGCAGGAGCGACCGAAGACGATTCACGACTTCGGCGGCTTTCCACAGGCGCTTTTCGACATCGAATATCCGGCGCCGGGCCATCCCGCGCTGGCACGTGAAGCCATCGGCGCAGTCAAGCAGACTTCGATGGTGGGCACCCAGCAATGGGGCCTCGACCATGGAACGTGGACGGTGCTGAAGCACCTGTACCCCAAGGCCGACATTCCCGTTTTTCAGCTCAGCATCGACTACGACAAGCCCGCGGCGTTTCACTACGCCATCGGCCGCGACCTTGCGGCGCTGCGCGACAAGGGCGTGCTGGTGATGGGAAGCGGCAACGTGGTGCACAACCTGCGGGCCACCGATCGCGGTACGCCCGACGGGCTCGCGGCCAGCCGGCCGTGGGCGCAGGGGTTCGACGATGCGGTGAAGGCCGCGCTGGCCGGCCGGGACGACCGAGCGCTCGTCGCCTACGAGAAGCTGGAGGGCGCCGCGACCGCTGTCGCAACGCCGGACCACTACTTTCCTTTTCTCTACGCCCTCGGCGCCGCCGGCTCTAGCGAGCGCGCGAAGACGATCTACGAAGGGTTCCAGTCAGGCACGCTGAGCATGCGCTGCATCCAGTTCGGCTGA
- the zwf gene encoding glucose-6-phosphate dehydrogenase, which translates to MSFDLVLFGGTGDLAWRKLMPALFQAFRHGSLPKDGRIVGVARDDLSDDQYRELIQSRFNAVEGAKRPSAEEFEKFASLLHYLRMDLSKPADYTRLAELLKQRNADTVVMYVATAPALFTQVVEQIAAAGLNGPTTRMVLEKPLGHDLASNRAINAAVCKVLEEKQVFRIDHYLGKPSVQNLFAMRFGNALFEPIWRREHIANIQITIAEDLGVEKRGAFYDQTGALRDMVQNHALQLVCAIGMEPPINSHADAIRDEKLKVLRALKPWTPETLGLHAIRGQYTAGTAYGERVPGYREEPGVDPDSRTETFVALRTEIANWRWAGVPLYIRTGKRLASRDARIEVNFRPTPHAIYRAPSGAVNKLVINLQPKDGLELHMLAQAQDNRRSNGHQSAAQLAPVQLDLDFDKRFGAERVGAYERLLLDVIDGRLNLFVRSDEQEEAWRWVEPLIDSWASDGGPRPYAAGTWGPSASSAMIARDGFSWGEEQ; encoded by the coding sequence ATGAGCTTCGATCTCGTTCTGTTCGGCGGTACTGGCGATCTTGCATGGCGCAAGCTGATGCCGGCGCTGTTCCAGGCCTTCAGGCACGGCAGCCTGCCGAAAGACGGACGCATCGTCGGCGTAGCGCGGGACGACCTCTCGGACGACCAGTACCGCGAGCTGATCCAGTCGCGCTTCAATGCCGTCGAAGGCGCCAAGCGCCCTTCGGCCGAAGAATTCGAGAAGTTCGCCTCGCTGCTGCACTACCTGCGCATGGACTTGTCGAAGCCGGCCGACTACACGCGGCTTGCCGAGCTGCTGAAGCAGCGCAATGCCGACACCGTGGTGATGTATGTGGCCACGGCGCCGGCGCTCTTTACCCAGGTGGTGGAGCAGATCGCCGCGGCTGGCCTGAACGGGCCGACCACCCGCATGGTGCTCGAGAAGCCGCTGGGCCACGACCTGGCATCGAACCGCGCGATCAACGCCGCGGTGTGCAAGGTGCTCGAGGAAAAGCAGGTTTTCCGCATCGACCACTACCTGGGCAAGCCCTCGGTGCAGAACCTGTTCGCCATGCGTTTCGGCAATGCGCTGTTCGAGCCGATCTGGCGCCGCGAGCATATCGCCAACATCCAGATCACCATTGCCGAAGACCTGGGCGTCGAGAAGCGCGGCGCCTTCTACGACCAGACCGGCGCCTTGCGCGACATGGTGCAGAACCACGCGCTGCAGCTGGTCTGCGCGATTGGCATGGAGCCGCCCATCAACTCGCATGCCGATGCCATCCGCGATGAAAAGCTCAAGGTGCTGCGCGCGCTCAAGCCCTGGACGCCCGAAACGCTGGGCCTGCATGCCATTCGGGGCCAGTACACCGCCGGCACGGCCTACGGCGAACGCGTGCCGGGCTACCGGGAAGAACCCGGCGTGGACCCCGACAGCCGCACCGAGACGTTCGTGGCGCTGCGCACCGAAATTGCCAACTGGCGCTGGGCCGGCGTGCCGCTCTACATTCGCACCGGCAAGCGGCTGGCCTCGCGCGATGCGCGCATCGAGGTCAACTTCAGGCCGACGCCGCACGCGATCTACCGCGCGCCTTCGGGCGCGGTCAACAAGCTGGTGATCAACCTGCAGCCGAAGGACGGCCTGGAGCTGCACATGCTTGCGCAGGCACAGGACAACCGCCGCAGCAACGGCCACCAGAGCGCCGCGCAGCTGGCGCCGGTGCAGCTCGACCTGGACTTCGACAAGCGCTTTGGCGCCGAGCGCGTGGGTGCCTACGAACGGCTGCTGCTCGACGTGATCGACGGGCGCCTGAACCTGTTCGTGCGCAGCGACGAGCAGGAAGAAGCATGGCGCTGGGTCGAGCCGCTGATCGACAGCTGGGCATCGGACGGCGGACCTCGCCCGTACGCGGCCGGCACCTGGGGCCCGAGCGCCTCGAGCGCGATGATTGCGCGCGACGGCTTCTCGTGGGGCGAGGAACAGTAG
- a CDS encoding ABC transporter substrate-binding protein — MKKLFTAAALVGLSAAASAQGTVNVICSVQAEWCNVIATVYARTTGTRINMSLKGSGEALAQLIAEKDNPKTDVWFGGTGDPHLQAAEQGLTLEYKSPTLAQLHPWAQQQAKQSGYKTVGIYSGPLGFGYNPELLAKKKLPVPKTWADLLKPEYKGDIQVANPASSGTAYTMIATLVQLMGEDKAFDYLKALHKNVGQYTRSGTGPIKAVARGETAVSISFVHDGPGEKMQGFPVETITPSDGTGAEIGSMSIIKGARNLEAAKKFYEWALTPGAQELGAANKQFQLPSNSTAKLDPRIPDFKKIKFINYDYAKYGASAERRRLIARWEKDVNSLPR, encoded by the coding sequence ATGAAGAAGCTTTTTACTGCAGCGGCCTTGGTGGGTTTGTCGGCCGCCGCGTCGGCGCAGGGCACGGTCAACGTGATCTGCTCGGTCCAGGCCGAATGGTGCAACGTGATTGCCACCGTGTATGCACGCACCACCGGTACCCGCATCAACATGTCGCTCAAGGGCTCGGGCGAGGCGCTGGCCCAGCTCATCGCCGAGAAGGACAACCCCAAGACCGACGTATGGTTCGGCGGCACCGGTGACCCGCACCTGCAGGCGGCCGAACAGGGCCTCACGCTCGAATACAAGTCGCCCACGCTGGCGCAGCTTCACCCCTGGGCACAGCAGCAGGCCAAACAGTCGGGCTACAAGACGGTCGGCATCTATTCGGGCCCGCTGGGCTTCGGCTACAACCCCGAGCTGCTGGCCAAGAAGAAGCTGCCTGTGCCCAAGACCTGGGCCGACCTGCTCAAGCCCGAGTACAAGGGCGACATCCAGGTGGCCAACCCGGCCTCGAGCGGCACGGCCTACACCATGATCGCCACGCTGGTGCAGCTCATGGGCGAAGACAAGGCCTTCGATTACCTCAAGGCGCTGCACAAGAACGTGGGCCAGTACACCCGTTCCGGCACCGGCCCCATCAAGGCCGTGGCCCGCGGCGAAACGGCGGTGTCGATCAGCTTCGTGCATGACGGCCCTGGCGAGAAGATGCAGGGCTTCCCGGTCGAGACCATCACGCCCAGCGACGGCACGGGCGCCGAAATCGGCTCCATGAGCATCATCAAGGGCGCGCGCAATCTCGAGGCCGCGAAGAAATTCTACGAATGGGCGCTGACGCCCGGTGCGCAAGAGCTCGGCGCCGCCAACAAGCAGTTCCAGCTGCCGAGCAACAGCACTGCCAAGCTCGATCCGCGCATTCCGGACTTCAAGAAGATCAAGTTCATCAACTACGACTACGCGAAGTACGGCGCCAGCGCCGAGCGCCGGCGCCTGATTGCGCGCTGGGAAAAAGACGTCAATTCGCTGCCGCGCTAA
- a CDS encoding ABC transporter ATP-binding protein has product MSNGIEFRNVTKRYGTDKDGPLAVKGISFEVPVGTLTTILGPSGCGKTTTLRMIAGLESPTSGSILMGGRDVTTLGPAERNVSMMFQSYALFPHMNVIENVGYGLRMSGVKKEEATSRARDALKGVGLVGFDERLPSELSGGQQQRVALARALVLEPAVLLFDEPLSNLDARLRREMREEIRALQQRLKLTVAYVTHDQSEALAVSDQIIVMDHGLIAQRGTPEQLYGRPESEFVAGFMGEAMVFPAMAQADGSVTFGPLRLQPRHAVAPGAVKVAVRPEAWNIGGAEAGQGLPATLRKAAYLGSFYEYGFDTPIGPVFVVSTDLSRPLAAGAQATLSLAAHGVSVVPGA; this is encoded by the coding sequence GTGAGCAACGGCATCGAATTTCGCAACGTCACCAAGCGCTACGGCACTGACAAAGACGGCCCGCTCGCGGTCAAGGGCATCAGCTTCGAGGTGCCGGTCGGCACGCTCACCACCATCCTCGGCCCTTCCGGCTGCGGCAAGACGACCACGCTGCGCATGATCGCGGGGCTCGAATCGCCGACTTCGGGCTCGATCCTGATGGGCGGGCGCGACGTCACCACGCTCGGCCCGGCCGAGCGCAACGTGAGCATGATGTTCCAGAGCTACGCGCTGTTCCCGCACATGAACGTGATCGAGAACGTGGGCTACGGCCTGCGCATGAGCGGCGTGAAGAAGGAAGAGGCCACCTCGCGGGCACGCGATGCGCTCAAGGGCGTGGGGCTGGTCGGCTTCGACGAGCGCCTGCCCAGCGAACTCTCGGGCGGCCAGCAGCAGCGCGTGGCCCTGGCACGCGCCCTGGTGCTGGAGCCCGCGGTGCTGCTGTTCGACGAACCGCTGTCCAACCTCGACGCCCGCCTGCGGCGCGAAATGCGCGAGGAAATCCGCGCACTGCAGCAGCGCCTCAAGCTCACGGTGGCCTATGTGACGCACGACCAGAGCGAGGCGCTGGCCGTGAGCGACCAGATCATCGTGATGGACCACGGCCTCATCGCCCAGCGCGGCACGCCCGAGCAGCTCTATGGCCGGCCCGAGAGCGAATTTGTCGCGGGCTTCATGGGCGAGGCGATGGTTTTTCCGGCCATGGCGCAAGCCGACGGCAGCGTCACCTTCGGCCCGCTGCGCCTGCAGCCGCGCCATGCGGTGGCGCCCGGCGCCGTGAAGGTCGCGGTGCGCCCCGAGGCCTGGAACATCGGCGGCGCCGAGGCGGGCCAGGGGCTGCCTGCCACATTACGAAAGGCGGCCTACCTGGGCAGCTTCTACGAATACGGCTTCGACACCCCGATCGGCCCCGTCTTCGTGGTGTCGACCGATCTTTCACGCCCCCTGGCCGCGGGCGCGCAGGCCACGCTGTCGCTGGCGGCGCACGGCGTCAGCGTGGTGCCCGGCGCATGA
- a CDS encoding HAD family hydrolase gives MNVVFDLGAVLLAWEPTRLVQTHLPEHASTELAAAALGRALFHHDDWLCFDCGTRSLEDAIARMAQRLSLPAARLDEMLGTLGERLEPIPVTVELLEGLFARRDAGEALRLYYLSNMPAPYARAIERRHGFIRRFDGGVFSGDVKFIKPNREIYELLAVRHALDPQQTVFIDDSAANVEAARAFGWHAIHCTHPAALATQLGRYLPSVSTTGR, from the coding sequence ATGAACGTGGTTTTCGATCTTGGCGCCGTGCTGCTGGCATGGGAGCCCACACGGCTGGTGCAGACTCATCTTCCCGAACACGCCTCCACTGAGCTTGCCGCCGCGGCGCTCGGGCGGGCGCTGTTCCACCATGACGACTGGCTGTGCTTCGACTGCGGCACGCGCTCGCTCGAAGATGCCATTGCGCGCATGGCCCAGCGACTATCGCTTCCCGCCGCACGGCTCGACGAGATGCTCGGCACGCTGGGCGAACGCCTGGAGCCGATCCCGGTCACGGTCGAGCTGCTCGAAGGGCTGTTTGCGCGCCGGGATGCCGGCGAGGCGCTGCGCCTTTACTACCTCTCGAACATGCCAGCGCCTTATGCGCGCGCCATCGAGCGCCGCCACGGCTTCATCCGGCGGTTCGACGGCGGGGTCTTCTCCGGCGACGTGAAGTTCATCAAGCCGAATCGCGAAATCTACGAGCTGCTGGCGGTGCGCCATGCGCTCGATCCGCAGCAAACGGTTTTCATCGACGATTCAGCGGCCAACGTGGAAGCGGCGCGCGCCTTCGGATGGCACGCCATTCACTGCACCCACCCCGCCGCGCTGGCGACGCAGCTCGGGCGCTATCTGCCGTCCGTCTCGACTACCGGGCGGTAA
- a CDS encoding lipocalin family protein: MSFRHRSAASAAANRAPFDDRRTSSSIGTLATAFVVGGVATWLALGAGRTARAQLPGPADGAPLMRAPLQVVAPVDIQRYAGVWHEQARLPNRFQKQCAGPVTAEYTPQPDGTLQVINRCVRPDGNFDEAVGTARVVPVAGQPGAGRLEVRFAPSWLSWLPMVWGDYWILKLDRDYQVALVGTPDRQYLWVLSRAPRLEEDALQAELDYAASLGFDTAKVVLTAR, from the coding sequence ATGTCCTTCCGCCATCGCTCCGCAGCTTCCGCAGCAGCGAACCGCGCTCCTTTCGACGACCGCCGCACCAGTTCGTCCATCGGCACCCTGGCCACCGCCTTCGTGGTGGGCGGCGTCGCTACCTGGCTCGCCCTTGGCGCCGGCCGCACCGCGCGGGCGCAACTGCCCGGCCCCGCCGACGGCGCGCCGCTCATGCGCGCGCCGCTGCAGGTGGTGGCGCCGGTCGATATCCAGCGCTATGCCGGCGTCTGGCACGAACAGGCCCGCCTGCCGAACCGCTTCCAGAAACAGTGCGCGGGCCCTGTGACCGCCGAGTACACGCCTCAGCCCGACGGCACGCTGCAGGTCATCAACCGCTGCGTACGGCCCGACGGCAATTTCGACGAGGCGGTGGGCACGGCGCGCGTGGTGCCGGTGGCGGGCCAGCCCGGCGCGGGCCGGCTCGAAGTGCGCTTTGCGCCTTCCTGGCTGAGCTGGCTGCCGATGGTGTGGGGCGACTACTGGATCCTGAAGCTGGACCGCGACTACCAGGTGGCGCTGGTCGGCACACCCGATCGCCAGTACCTCTGGGTGCTTTCGCGCGCTCCCCGGCTGGAAGAGGACGCGTTGCAGGCCGAGCTGGACTACGCCGCCAGCCTGGGCTTCGACACCGCCAAGGTGGTGCTTACCGCCCGGTAG